In a genomic window of Wyeomyia smithii strain HCP4-BCI-WySm-NY-G18 chromosome 1, ASM2978416v1, whole genome shotgun sequence:
- the LOC129719044 gene encoding guanine nucleotide-releasing factor 2 isoform X7 codes for MPEFDDTFLFDCAKFERKKWKSYNISLRPGSIVLKSVSSFSPNASGSKNNNNYIEDGDLIVGALRPISDSVDLNPAGVVKKRDHPQRNVAVSYLYSSVNPIREKIFGYNFKRHSYTCSSPHSPGSGSPGLSEVTVPTFFGAYCDNGSTTPTQAGTPQNSGSSTTSSTAGGTANCTTPGGTPGNAQSATQGDTKSATENGGSEKTVTPGAPGSSGHKGSIRGNKLARRARSFKDDFLEKISQIRTPNSTMTRSHSPNSPRSGSASAQRGGGGGKDDLLTATGKPVQDLAYHVRQVKNALTHFKDVILKNKLEMLPGNGTVVLELIANVHTALQSYTLNENSSALINATNHVYMSLGNLLKLCDEVLLTADNENCPSLSKENVKEIVELVDNAVNNLVNLANEKLSDKAAGSTANANHTHSSNTLQRPAVDIASQRTSLPDIPLTPRERDILEKTSLKTVRASHSTESILRDSSPPPKPPLPDRGQDPPPLPPKRKSQHSKNHSFHETSDCNSDSAFLGCGALDRMSLRSRSPEDNSSLLSASAGSLDSALNHSREEEELRALTHDKSSLLLGQTTGHNSTVWDEADCSGIQLLGGGGVMPADITALNNRNSNESGFESMHSLRISRDHQSSTAFKSAAYTTSSSQMHKSESLIDAVSSGKLISMLSSQQQQHQQQQQQQKIDTVVTQASGDGGDIVLTSTTTTEFTSSRRIEKASLSKIIQYGSIEANDEVFGTEHTDKPPALPVKSRTHSIRRERHPSMYDNVDETELERSSQDTFSNCSLHQTGYHSRQQMINNLPSKHISLIEPRHMNHFSEEPPPLPLKKRHIMAYMEMFGSASQSQSEFTRHSVHTYNLSQHTGEQQLHHHQLHHHHHQTMSMTSGSSNHSITHSQTMNLSPSRVAPPPISPPGSPGLNVKPPALPPKRQRINSKTPSITSTPPPSPKVFSNDLPSSPSPSQYHTGTNSCSSPSPSSSSVGTLLPTPPPKNHSMLLISAAASSTPTTYQQSPVANSSDQNPQTSAAITKIKVSPVSGDDQLLASNSSTSLNTSISPNSSQHSQYNSFNNLNNNHSNNNSSHSKLASNNLARTVRPSEEVDYLHLSDTTTAAPMVVAATGAHQRHSRSPSGGAKTNLTSPSNSSPLVNQNNNNNNNNQSNNSSAIAESISGGSINSGRKSTDDDEVEVVLRRNNKNGIALIEQQQPSNLMEELDVSNYLVFKKENEDGPDVKGGHPDALIIHATRVQKISDAYGEAFITTFRTFISPLELIQKLTHRYSLFHCQMIDVKQKAAKESFSLLVRVVNDLTSPDLSRRLLEILMNFVYQLVCAGHLTMAKLLRVKLIEKVTLYKQKMYKESCTLAREVMTSPPSLLDLKSAEIAEQMTLLDAELFHKIEIPEVLIWAQEQNEERSPNLTTFTEHFNKMSYWARSQILRQEDAKDREKHVIKFIKIMKHLRKINNYNSYLALLSALDSAPIRRLEWHRTITEGLKEYCALIDSSSSFRAYRQALAETNPPCIPYIGLVLQDLTFVHIGNPDLLQDGSINFSKRWQQYHIVVNMKRFKKGSYQFKKNEKIIGFLDNFENCLDEDAMWQISESIKPRGGRKTNATSN; via the exons ATGCCGGAGTTTGACGACACGTTCCTGTTTGATTGTGCCAAGTTCGAGCGAAAAAAGTGGAAATCGTACAATATTAGTTTGCGTCCAGGCAGTATAGTGTTGAAAAGTGTTAGCAGTTTTAGTCCAAACGCCTCGGGCagcaaaaataataacaattacaTAGAAGATGGTGATCTAATTGTGGGTGCTTTGCGGCCGATTAGCGATTCGGTCGATTTGAATCCAGCAGGGGTGGTGAAGAAGCGTGACCATCCACAGCGAAATGTGGCGGTTAGTTACCTGTACAGTAGTGTGAATCCTATCCGGGAGAAGATTTTCGGGTACAATTTCAAAAGGCACTCGTATACCTGCTCATCGCCACATTCACCGGGAAGCGGCAGTCCAGGGCTGTCAGAGGTGACGGTGCCAACCTTCTTCGGAGCAT ATTGTGATAACGGATCGACCACACCGACGCAGGCAGGCACCCCTCAGAAcagtggaagcagcactaccaGCAGCACTGCAGGTGGTACAGCCAACTGCACAACTCCCGGAGGTACCCCGGGGAACGCTCAGTCGGCGACACAAGGCGACACCAAGTCGGCCACTGAGAACGGGGGCAGCGAGAAAACAGTGACTCCCGGGGCGCCGGGATCTTCTGGCCATAAGGGCAGCATTCGGGGCAACAAGCTGGCTCGACGGGCCCGGTCCTTCAAGGACGACTTTCTGGAAAAAATCTCGCAGATTCGAACGCCCAACAGTACGATGACGAG GTCCCATTCGCCCAATAGTCCCCGCAGTGGCAGCGCCAGCGCTCAGCGGGGTGGTGGGGGAGGAAAAGATGATCTGCTAACAGCCACCGGCAAACCGGTGCAGGATTTGGCCTACCATGTGCGCCAGGTGAAGAATGCTCTGACACACTTCAAGGATGTGATACTGAAAAACAAGCTGGAGATGCTCCCGGGCAATGGAACCGTAGTGCTGGAGTTGATTGCTAACGTTCACACGG CTCTCCAATCGTACACGTTGAATGAGAACAGCAGCGCTCTGATCAATGCCACCAACCATGTGTACATGTCCCTGGGGAACTTGTTGAAGCTCTGTGACGAAGTGCTACTCACGGCTGACAACGAAAATTGTCCCTCGCTCAGCAAAGAAAATGTAAAGGAAATTGTGGAGTTGGTAGACAATGCCGTCAACAATCTGGTCAACCTGGCAAACGAAAAACTCTCGGATAAAGCTGCAGGCAGCACCGCAAACGCCAACCATACGCACTCTTCCAACACGTTACAGCGGCCAGCAGTGGACATCGCTAGCCAGCGAACATCCCTGCCGGACATTCCACTAACGCCGCGAGAGCGGGACATTTTGGAGAAAACGTCGCTGAAAACTGTTCGCGCTTCCCACAGCACCGAAAGTATCCTACGTGATTCTAGTCCCCCGCCAAAACCTCCACTTCCCGATCGCGGCCAGGATCCACCGCCTTTGCCACCGAAGCGAAAGAGCCAACACTCGAAAAATCACTCGTTCCACGAAACGTCTGATTGCAACTCAGATTCCGCCTTTCTGGGGTGCGGAGCTTTGGATCGGATGTCTTTACGGTCACGCTCTCCTGAAGATAATTCTAGTCTGTTGAGTGCCAGCGCAGGTTCGCTGGACTCAGCCCTTAATCATTCACGTGAGGAGGAAGAACTGCGAGCGCTTACCCATGACAAATCTTCACTGCTGCTAGGGCAAACAACTGGTCATAACTCAACC GTTTGGGATGAAGCGGATTGCAGTGGAATTCAACTGCTCGGTGGAGGTGGTGTCATGCCGGCGGACATTACAGCTCTCAACAATCGAAACTCGAATGAATCGGGCTTCGAATCTATGCACTCACTGCGAATAAGTCGGGATCATCAGAGCAGCACAGCATTCAAATCGGCTGCCTACACCACCAGCAGCTCACAGATGCATAAATCAGAATCGCTGATAGATGCTGTAAGTTCGGGGAAATTGATTTCCATGCTTAGCAGTCAGCAACAGCaacaccagcagcagcaacagcaacaaaaaaTCGACACTGTTGTGACGCAAGCGAGTGGCGATGGTGGCGATATAGTTTTGACTTCAACGACCACCACGGAGTTCACCAGCAGTCGTAGAATAGAAAAGGCCAGCTTGTCGAAGATAATACAATATGGTAGTATTGAGGCAAACGATGAGGTGTTTGGAACTGAGCATACCGACAAGCCACCGGCGCTACCGGTCAAATCCCGGACACATAGTATCAGAAGGGAGCGTCATCCGTCGATGTACGACAACGTAGATGAAACGGAACTGGAGCGAAG TTCCCAGGATACGTTCAGCAATTGCTCTCTCCATCAGACCGGTTACCACAGCCGGCAGCAGATGATCAACAATCTGCCCAGCAAACACATTAGTTTGATCGAGCCACGCCATATGAATCATTTCAGCGAGGAACCACCGCCGTTACCGCTGAAAAAGAGACACA TTATGGCATACATGGAGATGTTCGGCAGTGCATCACAGAGCCAATCCGAGTTCACGCGTCACTCGGTACATACGTATAACTTGTCACAGCACACCGGCGAACAACAGCTCCATCATCATCAGctccaccatcatcatcatcaaacgATGTCGATGACAAGCGGTTCCAGCAATCACAGTATTACCCACAGTCAAACGATGAA CCTATCGCCGTCGCGTGTGGCCCCGCCACCGATATCGCCGCCAGGTTCGCCCGGCCTAAACGTAAAACCACCGGCACTTCCCCCGAAGCGCCAGCGAATCAACAGTAAAACACCAAGTATCACATCTACACCGCCGCCTAGTCCCAAAGTATTCAGCAACGATCTGCCATCGTCTCCATCACCGTCACAGTATCACACAGGCACCAACAGCTGCTCATCTCCTTCGCCCTCGTCTTCATCCGTGGGCACGCTTCTACCAACGCCCCCGCCAAAGAACCACTCAATGTTGCTAATCTCTGCCGCTGCTAGCAGTACGCCAACTACTTATCAACAGTCACCGGTGGCAAACAGCAGCGACCAGAATCCGCAGACATCAGCAGCCATAACCAAAATCAAGGTATCGCCCGTATCTGGGGACGATCAGCTTCTAGCATCTAACTCTAGTACTTCTCTCAACACTTCTATCTCTCCAAATTCTTCGCAACACTCGCAGTATAACAGTTTCAATAACCTTAACAACAATCACAGCAACAACAATAGTAGCCATAGTAAGTTAGCTAGCAATAACCTCGCGAGGACCGTTAGACCCTCCGAGGAAGTTGACTACCTTCACCTGAGCGACACGACGACGGCAGCGCCTATGGTAGTAGCTGCGACAGGAGCCCACCAGCGCCACTCGCGGTCACCGTCAGGTGGTGCAAAGACGAATCTCACAAGTCCTAGTAATAGTAGTCCTCTAGTCAAccagaacaacaacaacaacaacaacaatcagagcaatAACAGTAGTGCAATAGCAGAATCTATCTCCGGCGGTAGCATCAACAGCGGCCGAAAAAGCACTGACGATGACGAGGTTGAGGTGGTACTTAGACGCAATAACAAG AACGGGATCGCCTTGATCGAACAGCAACAACCTTCCAACCTGATGGAGGAGCTGGACGTGAGCAattatttagtttttaaaaaagagaaCGAGGACGGCCCGGATGTTAAGGGTGGTCACCCGGATGCGCTCATCATACACGCCACCCGAGTACAGAAGATTTCCGATG CTTACGGCGAAGCATTTATCACGACTTTCCGCACCTTCATCTCTCCGTTGGAACTAATCCAGAAGTTAACCCATCGGTACTCGCTGTTCCACTGTCAGATGATCGACGTAAAGCAGAAAGCCGCCAAAGAATCATTCTCGCTGTTGGTGCGGGTAGTTAACGACCTAAC AAGCCCGGATCTCTCCCGCCGACTGCTGGAGATTCTAATGAACTTCGTCTACCAGTTGGTGTGCGCCGGACATCTCACCATGGCCAAATTGCTGCGGGTAAAGCTGATCGAGAAGGTCACATTGTACAAGCAAAAAATGTACAAGGAATCGTGCACGCTGGCGCGCGAGGTGATGACATCCCCGCCCAGCCTGTTGGATCTAAAATCGGCTGAAATTGCCGAACAAATGACGCTGCTAGATGCGGAGTTGTTCCATAAGATCGAAATCCCTGAAGTGCTCATCTGGGCCCAAGAACAGAACGAGGAACGGTCCCCGAATCTGACCACCTTCACCGAGCATTTCAACAAAATGTCCTATTG GGCGCGGTCGCAAATTTTGAGACAGGAAGATgccaaagatagagaaaaacatgTGATTAAGTTTATCAAGATAATGAAGCATTTACGAAAGATCAACAATTACAACTCGTACTTGGCGCTACTGTCGGCGCTGGATTCCGCACCAATAAGACG ACTGGAATGGCATCGCACTATAACTGAGGGTCTTAAGGAGTACTGCGCACTAATCGATTCAAGTTCTAGCTTCCGAGCCTACCGTCAGGCATTAGCTGAAACCAATCCTCCCTGCATACCATATAT TGGTCTTGTTCTTCAGGATCTAACTTTTGTGCATATCGGCAATCCGGACTTGCTGCAGGATGGTTCGATTAACTTCTCGAAACGATGGCAACAGTACCACATCGTTGTAAATATGAAACGTTTCAAGAAGGg ATCGTACCAATTTAAAAAGAACGAGAAGATAATCGGTTTCCTTGACAACTTCGAGAACTGCCTAGACGAGGACGCGATGTGGCAAATTTCCGAGAGTATCAAGCCGCGGGGCGGGCGGAAGACTAACGCAACGAGCAATTAG
- the LOC129719044 gene encoding guanine nucleotide-releasing factor 2 isoform X3, with product MPEFDDTFLFDCAKFERKKWKSYNISLRPGSIVLKSVSSFSPNASGSKNNNNYIEDGDLIVGALRPISDSVDLNPAGVVKKRDHPQRNVAVSYLYSSVNPIREKIFGYNFKRHSYTCSSPHSPGSGSPGLSEVTVPTFFGAYCDNGSTTPTQAGTPQNSGSSTTSSTAGGTANCTTPGGTPGNAQSATQGDTKSATENGGSEKTVTPGAPGSSGHKGSIRGNKLARRARSFKDDFLEKISQIRTPNSTMTRSHSPNSPRSGSASAQRGGGGGKDDLLTATGKPVQDLAYHVRQVKNALTHFKDVILKNKLEMLPGNGTVVLELIANVHTALQSYTLNENSSALINATNHVYMSLGNLLKLCDEVLLTADNENCPSLSKENVKEIVELVDNAVNNLVNLANEKLSDKAAGSTANANHTHSSNTLQRPAVDIASQRTSLPDIPLTPRERDILEKTSLKTVRASHSTESILRDSSPPPKPPLPDRGQDPPPLPPKRKSQHSKNHSFHETSDCNSDSAFLGCGALDRMSLRSRSPEDNSSLLSASAGSLDSALNHSREEEELRALTHDKSSLLLGQTTGHNSTVWDEADCSGIQLLGGGGVMPADITALNNRNSNESGFESMHSLRISRDHQSSTAFKSAAYTTSSSQMHKSESLIDAVSSGKLISMLSSQQQQHQQQQQQQKIDTVVTQASGDGGDIVLTSTTTTEFTSSRRIEKASLSKIIQYGSIEANDEVFGTEHTDKPPALPVKSRTHSIRRERHPSMYDNVDETELERSSQDTFSNCSLHQTGYHSRQQMINNLPSKHISLIEPRHMNHFSEEPPPLPLKKRHIMAYMEMFGSASQSQSEFTRHSVHTYNLSQHTGEQQLHHHQLHHHHHQTMSMTSGSSNHSITHSQTMNLSPSRVAPPPISPPGSPGLNVKPPALPPKRQRINSKTPSITSTPPPSPKVFSNDLPSSPSPSQYHTGTNSCSSPSPSSSSVGTLLPTPPPKNHSMLLISAAASSTPTTYQQSPVANSSDQNPQTSAAITKIKVSPVSGDDQLLASNSSTSLNTSISPNSSQHSQYNSFNNLNNNHSNNNSSHSKLASNNLARTVRPSEEVDYLHLSDTTTAAPMVVAATGAHQRHSRSPSGGAKTNLTSPSNSSPLVNQNNNNNNNNQSNNSSAIAESISGGSINSGRKSTDDDEVEVVLRRNNKNGIALIEQQQPSNLMEELDVSNYLVFKKENEDGPDVKGGHPDALIIHATRVQKISDVTDEFLEDAYGEAFITTFRTFISPLELIQKLTHRYSLFHCQMIDVKQKAAKESFSLLVRVVNDLTSPDLSRRLLEILMNFVYQLVCAGHLTMAKLLRVKLIEKVTLYKQKMYKESCTLAREVMTSPPSLLDLKSAEIAEQMTLLDAELFHKIEIPEVLIWAQEQNEERSPNLTTFTEHFNKMSYWARSQILRQEDAKDREKHVIKFIKIMKHLRKINNYNSYLALLSALDSAPIRRLEWHRTITEGLKEYCALIDSSSSFRAYRQALAETNPPCIPYIGLVLQDLTFVHIGNPDLLQDGSINFSKRWQQYHIVVNMKRFKKGSYQFKKNEKIIGFLDNFENCLDEDAMWQISESIKPRGGRKTNATSN from the exons ATGCCGGAGTTTGACGACACGTTCCTGTTTGATTGTGCCAAGTTCGAGCGAAAAAAGTGGAAATCGTACAATATTAGTTTGCGTCCAGGCAGTATAGTGTTGAAAAGTGTTAGCAGTTTTAGTCCAAACGCCTCGGGCagcaaaaataataacaattacaTAGAAGATGGTGATCTAATTGTGGGTGCTTTGCGGCCGATTAGCGATTCGGTCGATTTGAATCCAGCAGGGGTGGTGAAGAAGCGTGACCATCCACAGCGAAATGTGGCGGTTAGTTACCTGTACAGTAGTGTGAATCCTATCCGGGAGAAGATTTTCGGGTACAATTTCAAAAGGCACTCGTATACCTGCTCATCGCCACATTCACCGGGAAGCGGCAGTCCAGGGCTGTCAGAGGTGACGGTGCCAACCTTCTTCGGAGCAT ATTGTGATAACGGATCGACCACACCGACGCAGGCAGGCACCCCTCAGAAcagtggaagcagcactaccaGCAGCACTGCAGGTGGTACAGCCAACTGCACAACTCCCGGAGGTACCCCGGGGAACGCTCAGTCGGCGACACAAGGCGACACCAAGTCGGCCACTGAGAACGGGGGCAGCGAGAAAACAGTGACTCCCGGGGCGCCGGGATCTTCTGGCCATAAGGGCAGCATTCGGGGCAACAAGCTGGCTCGACGGGCCCGGTCCTTCAAGGACGACTTTCTGGAAAAAATCTCGCAGATTCGAACGCCCAACAGTACGATGACGAG GTCCCATTCGCCCAATAGTCCCCGCAGTGGCAGCGCCAGCGCTCAGCGGGGTGGTGGGGGAGGAAAAGATGATCTGCTAACAGCCACCGGCAAACCGGTGCAGGATTTGGCCTACCATGTGCGCCAGGTGAAGAATGCTCTGACACACTTCAAGGATGTGATACTGAAAAACAAGCTGGAGATGCTCCCGGGCAATGGAACCGTAGTGCTGGAGTTGATTGCTAACGTTCACACGG CTCTCCAATCGTACACGTTGAATGAGAACAGCAGCGCTCTGATCAATGCCACCAACCATGTGTACATGTCCCTGGGGAACTTGTTGAAGCTCTGTGACGAAGTGCTACTCACGGCTGACAACGAAAATTGTCCCTCGCTCAGCAAAGAAAATGTAAAGGAAATTGTGGAGTTGGTAGACAATGCCGTCAACAATCTGGTCAACCTGGCAAACGAAAAACTCTCGGATAAAGCTGCAGGCAGCACCGCAAACGCCAACCATACGCACTCTTCCAACACGTTACAGCGGCCAGCAGTGGACATCGCTAGCCAGCGAACATCCCTGCCGGACATTCCACTAACGCCGCGAGAGCGGGACATTTTGGAGAAAACGTCGCTGAAAACTGTTCGCGCTTCCCACAGCACCGAAAGTATCCTACGTGATTCTAGTCCCCCGCCAAAACCTCCACTTCCCGATCGCGGCCAGGATCCACCGCCTTTGCCACCGAAGCGAAAGAGCCAACACTCGAAAAATCACTCGTTCCACGAAACGTCTGATTGCAACTCAGATTCCGCCTTTCTGGGGTGCGGAGCTTTGGATCGGATGTCTTTACGGTCACGCTCTCCTGAAGATAATTCTAGTCTGTTGAGTGCCAGCGCAGGTTCGCTGGACTCAGCCCTTAATCATTCACGTGAGGAGGAAGAACTGCGAGCGCTTACCCATGACAAATCTTCACTGCTGCTAGGGCAAACAACTGGTCATAACTCAACC GTTTGGGATGAAGCGGATTGCAGTGGAATTCAACTGCTCGGTGGAGGTGGTGTCATGCCGGCGGACATTACAGCTCTCAACAATCGAAACTCGAATGAATCGGGCTTCGAATCTATGCACTCACTGCGAATAAGTCGGGATCATCAGAGCAGCACAGCATTCAAATCGGCTGCCTACACCACCAGCAGCTCACAGATGCATAAATCAGAATCGCTGATAGATGCTGTAAGTTCGGGGAAATTGATTTCCATGCTTAGCAGTCAGCAACAGCaacaccagcagcagcaacagcaacaaaaaaTCGACACTGTTGTGACGCAAGCGAGTGGCGATGGTGGCGATATAGTTTTGACTTCAACGACCACCACGGAGTTCACCAGCAGTCGTAGAATAGAAAAGGCCAGCTTGTCGAAGATAATACAATATGGTAGTATTGAGGCAAACGATGAGGTGTTTGGAACTGAGCATACCGACAAGCCACCGGCGCTACCGGTCAAATCCCGGACACATAGTATCAGAAGGGAGCGTCATCCGTCGATGTACGACAACGTAGATGAAACGGAACTGGAGCGAAG TTCCCAGGATACGTTCAGCAATTGCTCTCTCCATCAGACCGGTTACCACAGCCGGCAGCAGATGATCAACAATCTGCCCAGCAAACACATTAGTTTGATCGAGCCACGCCATATGAATCATTTCAGCGAGGAACCACCGCCGTTACCGCTGAAAAAGAGACACA TTATGGCATACATGGAGATGTTCGGCAGTGCATCACAGAGCCAATCCGAGTTCACGCGTCACTCGGTACATACGTATAACTTGTCACAGCACACCGGCGAACAACAGCTCCATCATCATCAGctccaccatcatcatcatcaaacgATGTCGATGACAAGCGGTTCCAGCAATCACAGTATTACCCACAGTCAAACGATGAA CCTATCGCCGTCGCGTGTGGCCCCGCCACCGATATCGCCGCCAGGTTCGCCCGGCCTAAACGTAAAACCACCGGCACTTCCCCCGAAGCGCCAGCGAATCAACAGTAAAACACCAAGTATCACATCTACACCGCCGCCTAGTCCCAAAGTATTCAGCAACGATCTGCCATCGTCTCCATCACCGTCACAGTATCACACAGGCACCAACAGCTGCTCATCTCCTTCGCCCTCGTCTTCATCCGTGGGCACGCTTCTACCAACGCCCCCGCCAAAGAACCACTCAATGTTGCTAATCTCTGCCGCTGCTAGCAGTACGCCAACTACTTATCAACAGTCACCGGTGGCAAACAGCAGCGACCAGAATCCGCAGACATCAGCAGCCATAACCAAAATCAAGGTATCGCCCGTATCTGGGGACGATCAGCTTCTAGCATCTAACTCTAGTACTTCTCTCAACACTTCTATCTCTCCAAATTCTTCGCAACACTCGCAGTATAACAGTTTCAATAACCTTAACAACAATCACAGCAACAACAATAGTAGCCATAGTAAGTTAGCTAGCAATAACCTCGCGAGGACCGTTAGACCCTCCGAGGAAGTTGACTACCTTCACCTGAGCGACACGACGACGGCAGCGCCTATGGTAGTAGCTGCGACAGGAGCCCACCAGCGCCACTCGCGGTCACCGTCAGGTGGTGCAAAGACGAATCTCACAAGTCCTAGTAATAGTAGTCCTCTAGTCAAccagaacaacaacaacaacaacaacaatcagagcaatAACAGTAGTGCAATAGCAGAATCTATCTCCGGCGGTAGCATCAACAGCGGCCGAAAAAGCACTGACGATGACGAGGTTGAGGTGGTACTTAGACGCAATAACAAG AACGGGATCGCCTTGATCGAACAGCAACAACCTTCCAACCTGATGGAGGAGCTGGACGTGAGCAattatttagtttttaaaaaagagaaCGAGGACGGCCCGGATGTTAAGGGTGGTCACCCGGATGCGCTCATCATACACGCCACCCGAGTACAGAAGATTTCCGATG TAACCGATGAGTTTCTAGAGGATG CTTACGGCGAAGCATTTATCACGACTTTCCGCACCTTCATCTCTCCGTTGGAACTAATCCAGAAGTTAACCCATCGGTACTCGCTGTTCCACTGTCAGATGATCGACGTAAAGCAGAAAGCCGCCAAAGAATCATTCTCGCTGTTGGTGCGGGTAGTTAACGACCTAAC AAGCCCGGATCTCTCCCGCCGACTGCTGGAGATTCTAATGAACTTCGTCTACCAGTTGGTGTGCGCCGGACATCTCACCATGGCCAAATTGCTGCGGGTAAAGCTGATCGAGAAGGTCACATTGTACAAGCAAAAAATGTACAAGGAATCGTGCACGCTGGCGCGCGAGGTGATGACATCCCCGCCCAGCCTGTTGGATCTAAAATCGGCTGAAATTGCCGAACAAATGACGCTGCTAGATGCGGAGTTGTTCCATAAGATCGAAATCCCTGAAGTGCTCATCTGGGCCCAAGAACAGAACGAGGAACGGTCCCCGAATCTGACCACCTTCACCGAGCATTTCAACAAAATGTCCTATTG GGCGCGGTCGCAAATTTTGAGACAGGAAGATgccaaagatagagaaaaacatgTGATTAAGTTTATCAAGATAATGAAGCATTTACGAAAGATCAACAATTACAACTCGTACTTGGCGCTACTGTCGGCGCTGGATTCCGCACCAATAAGACG ACTGGAATGGCATCGCACTATAACTGAGGGTCTTAAGGAGTACTGCGCACTAATCGATTCAAGTTCTAGCTTCCGAGCCTACCGTCAGGCATTAGCTGAAACCAATCCTCCCTGCATACCATATAT TGGTCTTGTTCTTCAGGATCTAACTTTTGTGCATATCGGCAATCCGGACTTGCTGCAGGATGGTTCGATTAACTTCTCGAAACGATGGCAACAGTACCACATCGTTGTAAATATGAAACGTTTCAAGAAGGg ATCGTACCAATTTAAAAAGAACGAGAAGATAATCGGTTTCCTTGACAACTTCGAGAACTGCCTAGACGAGGACGCGATGTGGCAAATTTCCGAGAGTATCAAGCCGCGGGGCGGGCGGAAGACTAACGCAACGAGCAATTAG